TTGGCAAACAAGTCGATGTGAAATTTGTCATTGAAGAGAACAAGCCTGCTGAACCGGACCCGCAACTGCCGGCACCAACGCCTACAGTTGTACAGGAAGAAGCGGTACTTAGCATGCTGAATCCGAAATATACGTTCGATACATTTGTCATCGGACCGGGCAACCGTTTTGCCCATGCCGCATCGCTGGCGGTCGCTGAAGCGCCCGCCAAAGCTTACAACCCTCTCTTTCTGTATGGAGGGGTAGGTCTCGGTAAAACTCACTTGATGCATGCGATCGGACATTACGTTCTGGAGCATGATCCGGGCAGCAAAGTCGTTTATTTGTCGTCTGAGAAATTCACGAACGAATTCATTAACTCGATCCGTGACAACCGCGGGGAGAGCTTCCGTAACAAATACCGGAGCGTCGACATTTTGCTCATTGATGATATTCAGTTCTTGGCGGGAAAAGAATCAACACAAGAGGAATTTTTCCATACGTTTAATGCGCTGCATGAGGAACGGAAGCAGATCATCATCTCCAGCGACAGACCACCAAAGGAAATTCCGACACTGGAAGAACGACTTCGTTCTCGATTTGAATGGGGGTTAATTACGGATATCCAGCCTCCAGATTTGGAGACAAGGATCGCAATCTTGCGGAAAAAGGCACGTGCGGAAAACTTGGATATTCCGAATGAAGCGATGATGTACATTGCCAACCAGATTGACACCAACATCCGTGAACTGGAAGGCGCCCTGATTCGGGTCGTTGCTTATTCTTCACTGACTAATCAAGATGTAACCACTCATCTGGCAGCTGAAGCACTGAAGGATATTATTCCTTCCAGTCGTCCCAAAATGATCACTATTCATGACATCCAACAAAAGGTCGGCGAGTACTATAGCCTTAAGCTTGAAGATTTCAAAGCACGGAAACGGACCAAGGCAGTTGCTTTCCCAAGACAGATTGCCATGTATCTCTCTCGTGAACTGACAGACTTTTCTCTGCCCAAGATCGGGGAAGCATTCGGAGGACGAGATCACACCACTGTCATACATGCTCACGAAAAAATCTCCCAAGCGATTAAAAACGATCAGGATCTCTATAAAGTTATCAACAACTTAACCGAAAAAATTAAGAATCCAACCTGAACAAGTCCCAAGCCTATGCACAACGTATACACATGTGGATAGGCTTGGGTGTACGGGTTTATACCCACTTATCCACATATTCAGTGCCCCTATTACTATTATTACTAAAAAGATCTTAAAGATATCATCTCCAAAATAGCCATTTCGGAGCTTAGCCTTCGGCCTTTGAAAAACACCTTTCAACACCCCAACACCCAAAAAATCAGCTAGGAGTGAAACCATGAAAATCAGCATAATGAAAAACTACTTAAACGATTCCATACAGCAAGTATCCAAAGCAATCTCGAGCCGTACAACGATTCCGATTCTGAGCGGTATCAAATTCGACGTGAATCATCAGGGTGTAACGTTGACAGCAAGCGACACCGATATATCCATTCAATCCTTCATCCCGCTTGAAGATGGAGATAAAAGCGTAGTTCAGGTAGATCAACCGGGAAGTGTAGTTCTGCCAGCCAA
The window above is part of the Paenibacillus sp. 1781tsa1 genome. Proteins encoded here:
- the dnaA gene encoding chromosomal replication initiator protein DnaA → MDSHTSDLWQQILSIIQNKLSKPSFDTWFKATKATKLNDRSIVISAPTTFAVEWLESRYTKLVGSTVYELLGKQVDVKFVIEENKPAEPDPQLPAPTPTVVQEEAVLSMLNPKYTFDTFVIGPGNRFAHAASLAVAEAPAKAYNPLFLYGGVGLGKTHLMHAIGHYVLEHDPGSKVVYLSSEKFTNEFINSIRDNRGESFRNKYRSVDILLIDDIQFLAGKESTQEEFFHTFNALHEERKQIIISSDRPPKEIPTLEERLRSRFEWGLITDIQPPDLETRIAILRKKARAENLDIPNEAMMYIANQIDTNIRELEGALIRVVAYSSLTNQDVTTHLAAEALKDIIPSSRPKMITIHDIQQKVGEYYSLKLEDFKARKRTKAVAFPRQIAMYLSRELTDFSLPKIGEAFGGRDHTTVIHAHEKISQAIKNDQDLYKVINNLTEKIKNPT